From the Candidatus Nanoarchaeia archaeon genome, the window ACCATCACCACTTTTGTTTCCCTGAGCCCCTCTTTTATTTTCCTGCAGACCTCATAGCCATGCATCTTTGGCAGCATGAGGTCAAGAATGACAACCGCAGGCTTCAAGAGCAATGCCTTCTGGATGCCTTCTTCCCCATCAGCTGCATGATGGACATTGAATTCTTTCCTGAGCAGCATAGCCTGTGCATCAGCTATAGGCCTTTCATCCTCAATGATCAAACAGATCTTTTTCATTCTCCCCCTACAAATCAGCAATACTTGG encodes:
- a CDS encoding response regulator, which gives rise to MKKICLIIEDERPIADAQAMLLRKEFNVHHAADGEEGIQKALLLKPAVVILDLMLPKMHGYEVCRKIKEGLRETKVVMVTAKNQDRDEQAGMELGADDYIMKPFEADELLHVVHQVLK